The segment TGGGTGATCGTTGTTCTAGTTGTACGTGACTTGGTCCTGGCGGTTGCAACTTTGGCGCTGACTGCAAAGTCTCTACCTCCGCTTAAGGTTACTTACCTCGGGAAAGCGGCAACCTTCAACCTGCTCTATGCATTTCCATTTCTCTTACTCGCGCTAAATCCAAATTGGTATGGAACTCTCGCCTATATCTTCGGTTGGAGCTTTGCGATCTGGGGCATTGCTCTCTACCTCTTTACGGGTGTTACTTATCTCGGCTCTGCGGTTACATCTCTTCGTAAATCGCGATAGTTTTCTCCCATCAATCAGGGGGAGTTCTAGTGTCATCTATTCCAGATAACTTGCAATACACAAAAGAGCACGAATGGGTTTTGGCGACGGGCAATACATTCCGTATGGGAATTACTGATTATGCTCAAGGCGCGCTCGGTGACATCGTCTATGTGCAGTTGCCTAAGGTTGGCGAGAGCGTTGTTGCAGATAAAGTTTGCGGTGAAGTTGAATCTACGAAGAGCGTCTCTGAAATCTTCGCCCCAGTTTCAGGAAAGATCGTTGCGATCAACGAAGCGCTCAATAACGCGCCAGAGACGATCAACTCAGATCCTTACGGTGCAGGTTGGTTGGCCGAGATTGAAGTAGCGGCTCCTCCAGCCGGCTTACTCTCTGCCGATGATTATCGTCAAATCACCGCATAGAAATCGGGAATTTTTCGTACTTTTTACCGCTTGATTTCTTTCTTTTCTCACCCTAAGGTCAGCCTCAGGTTGAAGTTGAACCTCAAGGAAAGCAAAGTGAAGGGGGAGCGATATGAATAAACCAGATAGCAACGGCGAACTCACAAGCACCCTCCACCTCGGACTCCGCTCGGTCGTAGATGGTTCCCCGGAGAGCGCTCTTAACGCCCTTCTCTCATCTGCCAGCGATGCAGACCGCTTAGCAATTACAGCAATCATCGAAGGTCCAGCAGACCGAGCGATGGTCGTCATCCATCGCGGTCCGTCAAAGGGCGCGAGATTTCTAATCGATAGCGGTGAAGTTGCAATTGGTCGATCAGTTGATTCACCGATCTTCTTAGACGATGTAACGGTCTCAAGAAAGCATGCGGTTATTGTTAAAGATGAGCAGAAATTCAGCATCAAAGATCAGGGAAGCCTCAACGGAACATATCTAAACAATCAGTCGGTTCTTAACTCACCCTTAACTACAGGTGATGAGATCCAGATCGGTAAATTTCATATGCTCTTCGTGGCGCCAAATAAAAGTAAGTAGTAAGAAAGCTAAAAAAGAAAAGTTTTAAAGAGAATTTATCAACCGCTTAACTAGCAGTAGGGGAGATTAACGTGAGCGTTCCAGCACGCGCGTATTTGAGTATCGGGGAAGTTCTAACAAAGCTCCGTGGAGATTTTCCGGATATAACGATCTCTAAGATCCGCTTCCTTGAATCTGAAGGCTTGATCGAACCCCAGAGAACGCCTTCGGGATACCGCAAATTCACTGCTGCAGACCTGGATCGTCTTCGTTATGTGCTTCTCTTGCAGCGCGATCAGTACCTTCCACTACGCGTTATAAAAGAGAATTTAGAAGCCCTTGACCGTGGACTTGATCCTGCTCCTGCTGGAGGAGTTGCATCCCCTCGTCCAACTCTTACAACCGTTGATAACTCAGCATCACCTGAATCATTCGGTGCATCTTCAGACCTACGTCTTTCTCGTGAAGAGTTGCTTAAGGCAAGCGGCCTAGTTGATGATCAGCTAGTAGAACTCGAGTCATACGGATTCATCGCGCTACGCGGTCGTCATTACGATGCCGATGCGCTAGCTGTTGCCAAGGCAGTGGCTGAGATGGCTGGATTTGGAATCGAAGCGCGCCACCTGCGTTCATTCAAATCTGCCGCAGATCGCGAGATCGGCTTGATCGAACAAGTGATCACTCCGATTAACCGCCAGAAGTCTTCAGACTCAAAGGCGCGCGCTGAAGAAGTTCAGAAGCAGATCGCATCGCTCTCAATTCGTTTACATGCCGGGCTAGTTCGCGCCGGTCTTAATCGCCCTCGCCAGTAATTGTTCGGGGTAGGTAAGGCGATCTGATGTTGGTAAATATGGAGGTTGTTGGCGTTCGCATTGAGATGCCCTCTAATCAACCGATCGTTTTATTAAAAGAGATCGAAGGCTCACGTTTCCTGCCGATCTGGGTCGGAGCTGTTGAAGCTACTGCGATCGCTTTTGCTCAACAAGGAATGGCGGCACAACGCCCGCTGACCCACGATCTGATCGCCAACCTCTTGGAGGTCGCAGATCTAACGATGACCGCGGTACACATCACCGAATTAAAGGATGGGATCTTCTACGCCGAGATTCAGATCCGTGATAGCCAGTCCGCACTTCTGAAGGTTTCAGCTAGACCTTCAGATGCGATCGCGATCGCGCTTCGCACCAAGAGCAATATCTTGGCCGACTCAGACCTTCTGGATCTGGTCGGCATCGATATCCCAGAACGCCTCCTCGAAGTCGAGGGCGTTGAAGATATAACCGGAGCCAAGGAAGGCGCGGCGACCGACCTAGATTTAGAGCGTTTCCGTGAATTCCTCGACCAGATCAACCCGGAGGACTTTGCAGGGTAGGGGCCAGAAGTCTCACCCTCTACTTGAGGTTTGCCTCGTGTCGGTCGTTGTTTACAGCTCTCTCCGCTCGTAGCCTTAGCCCAGAAGAGAAACCCATCCAAGCTTCCCCGAGCAGAATCGAGAACGACGTGACCTCCCCAGTTACGCACGATGGCCAGAATGAAATCGGATATCGCGGTGCAACAGCATGTTCAGCCGCTGGAATTTCTTATCGCCAATTAGATTATTGGGCACGTACCGGTTTGCTTGAACCAAGTGTTCGCACTGCAAGTGGTTCCGGAACAGCGCGACTCTATGGTTTCCGCGACATTCTCGTTCTAAAGATCGTTAAGCGTTTATTGGATGCAGGTGTATCTCTACAAAACATTCGAACTGCCGTAAATCATTTGCGCAGCCGAGGAGTTACAGAGTTAGAAAGCATCACCTTAATGAGCGATGGCGCATCAATCTATGAATGTGCGAGCCCAGATGAAATCATCGACTTGCTGCAAGGCGGTCAAGGCGTTTTTGGTATCGCAGTGGGTAAGGTTTGGCATGAGGTTGAGGGTTCATTGGCATCGCTGCAAGGCGAGTTCAATGGCGAGATCGTTACAGCAGGTGGTGAAAGTAACGACGAGCTCTCATTACGTCGAAAGGCGAAAGGCGCCTAAAAGACATATTCTTCCCCAATATCTTGCTAGCTAGATAGTTAGGAACTTAATCGGGGGAGTTGCTTTGACTTTAGAACATGGCGCATTTGTTGATCGCCACATAGGTCCAACGCACGCAAATGAAGTTGCGATGCTTGAGCAACTTGGTTTTAAATCACTCGATACATTCATTTCTGCTGTCGTGCCTTCTGCAATTGCGATGAAAGAACCGCTGGAAAAGCATCTGCCAAGTGCGGTCACTGAAGTTGAAGCGATCAAATTACTTCGCCAGATGGCTTCCGAGAACCAGGTCTTTACCTCACTTATTGGAACCGGTTATTACGGAACAGTTACACCAGCGGTCATTAAGCGAAACGTTTTAGAAAATCCTGCTTGGTACACCGCTTACACACCGTACCAACCAGAGATTTCGCAAGGACGCTTAGAAGCGCTCTTTGCTTTTCAAACCGTAGTCTGCGATCTCACCGGCTTAACTATTGCTAACGCATCGATGCTCGATGAAGGCACTGCCGCAGCTGAGGCTATGACTCTAGCCCGCCGTAATTTCAAGGGATCAGACGATGCGGTATTTGTAATTGATTCATCACTTCACCCACAGAGTAAGGCGGTTGTGATTACACGCGCTAAGCCACTCAGAATCAAAGTGGTTGAAGTAGATATCAAGTCAGCTGCTGATATTTCTGGCATCGAGTACTTCGGAGTTCTCGTTCAATATCCAAACACTTTTGGTGAAATCAAAGACTATTCAGATTTAGCAGAAGTAATTCATAGTAAAGACGCCTACTTAATTGCAGCAACAGATCTCTTAGCTCTGACCTTACTGAAGGCTCCGGGGGAGTGGGGCGCAGATGTTGCCATCGGTAGCGCACAACGCTTCGGAGTCCCGATGGGATTTGGTGGACCACATGCCGGCTTTATGTCAGTGCGGGCTGGTTTAGAGCGTTCTCTTCCCGGTCGCTTAATTGGGCAGAGCGTTGATGTTCATGGAAATCCAGCATTTCGTTTAGCGCTGCAAACTCGCGAACAACATATCCGCCGTGATAAAGCCACAAGCAATATTTGTACCGCCCAAGTTCTCCTTGCCAATATGAGCGCCTTCTACGCGATGTGGCATGGCCCGGTAGGCCTCAAGAAGATCGCAAACCGTGTTCATAACCTGACACATATCTTCGCAACTGCACTTACTTCAAAGGGTTTCAAGATCGCTAATGAAAGCTACTTTGACACGTTAACGATCAACGTCGAATCCGCCGATAAGTTCATAAAGAGCGCGGAAGATTTGCAGATTAACTTGCGTAAGATTTCGCAGACCCAAGTCGGTATCTCTTTCGATGAAACAACCACGGTTGATCTCTTGAACCTATTAGCAACGATCTTCGGAATCTCAATTGATCTGGCGGCGCAGGGGAGTGGTATTCCTAAGTTCGCGGTCAGAGAAAGTTCTTACCTGGCACATCCTGTCTTTAATACCTATCACTCCGAAACTTCGATGATGCGTTACTTGCGCATGCTCTCAGATCGCGACCTTGCGCTTGATCGCACGATGATTCCGCTTGGTTCTTGCACCATGAAGTTAAATGCGGCAACCGAAATGGAAGCGGTTACTTGGCCTGAATTCTCAGCGCTGCACCCATTCTCACCTGCCAACCAAAGCGCAGGATCTCGCCGAATGATTAAGGAGTTATCTGATTGGTTGGTTGCAATCACTGGTTACGACGCAGTCTCACTGCAACCAAATGCTGGTAGCCAAGGGGAATTCGCTGGGTTGCTCGCGATCCGCAATTACCATGATTCGCGTGGCGATAACCATCGCACTATCTGCTTGATTCCATCGAGCGCTCATGGCACCAATGCCGCAAGTGCAGTAATGGCAGGCATGCAGGTGGTCGTTGTCTCTTGCGATGAACTGGGCAACGTTTCAGTTGCAGATATCAAAGAAAAGATCGCAGAACATGGTGCAAACCTCGCAGCTCTAATGGTGACTTACCCATCTACGCATGGCGTATTTGAATCTGCGATCGGTGAAATCTGCGAGTTGGTACATACAGCAGGTGGCCAGGTTTACGTTGATGGAGCGAATTTGAATGCTCTTGTTGGTCTTGCGCAACCTGGAAAATTTGGTGCAGATGTTTCCCACTTAAATCTTCACAAAACTTTCTGTATTCCACATGGCGGTGGGGGACCAGGAGTAGGTCCAGTTATCGCTCGTGCGCACTTAGCGCCATTCTTGCCAAATCATCCACTTGATGAAACTGCAGGACCAGCAACAGGTCCCGGTCCAATTTCTGCTGCACCATTTGGTTCAGCAAGTATCTTGCCGATCTCTTGGAGTTATATCCGAATGATGGGGGGAGCAGGGCTAACTCATGCAACTCAAGTCGCAATCTTGTCTGCTAATTACATGGCAAAGAAGTTAGCGCCTTACTATCCGATCTTGTATACCGCTGAAAGCGGACTAATCGCTCACGAGTGCATCTTGGATCTTCGCGAGATCACCAAGGTCAGCGGTGTAACAGTTGATGACATCGCAAAGCGTTTAATGGATTTTGGTTTCCATGCACCAACGATGAGCTTCCCAGTTCCTGGCACTTTAATGATTGAGCCAACTGAATCTGAAGATGTCCGCGAAATGGACCGCTTTATCACCGCTATGGTTGAGATCCACCGCGAGATTTCCGAGATAACTGTTGGGGCTATTGCGGTGGAAGATTCAGCGCTTCGCCATGCACCTCATACAGCTGGCGCAGTCGTAGATAGCCAGTGGGATCGCCGCTATTCACGCGAAATGGGAGCCTTTCCAGCGCCTGCTGGCGGCCTTATAAGCGGTGAACTGATCGGAACTGTCGGAAAGTACTGGCCGAGCGTTGGTCGTATCGATGGTGCTTACGGTGATCGCAACCTTGTCTGCTCATGCGCACCGATCGAGTCGTACGCCTAATTAGCGCCTAAATTCCGCGGGGTAGGGCTAATTTAGTATTACTTAACATAATGTAACTTATCGGCGTTAGGTCTTAGTATGCGTGAGATGCCCCAGCGGGTCGTCTGCAGCAATGCCTCAATAACTATCGCCTGCGACATCTTAGAAACGCCATTTATCCGCTCTACAAAGGTAATTGGAACTTCTATCTCTTTTGCACCAGCAAGATGCGCCGCAAGTGCCATCTCAATTTGGTAGCAATAACCAGTTGCTTGCATATCGCTAAGTTTTAAAGCTTTGAGTAGATCAACGCTGTAAACCCGGAAACCGCCAGTTAAGTCATTTAGCGGGATTCCAAGGGCCAATTTGGCATAGGCAGTGCCAGCTCGTGATAGATATTGACGCCGCTTTGGCCAATTAACAACCGATCCGCCAGGTATCCATCTCGTTCCAAGAACAATCAATTTTCCTGGTTCGATCGCAGCAATCATCTTTTCTAAATCGACTACTCGGTGTGATCCATCGGCATCCATAGTTATTACATGGGTGTAACTCGAATCAGCGAGAACTTGTAAAAAACCGGCGCGATAAGCAGCACCTAATCCGCCTTTACCGGGCCTGCGAAGTATGGATACCCAAGATAAATCTAATTTATCGACAATATTTGCAGTGCCATCTGGCGAATTATCATCGATAACGATGACATCAAAATTACTACTTTTACTTGCACGAAATTCGGCTAACTTATCAAGTAGCTCAACGATAGAAACAGCCTCGTTGTAGGTTGGAATCAGAAGTGCAATCTTGATAGTCATCGCGAAACCTTTCTGCGAATTCCAAGTGCGAGGATTAGAGAAGATATTAGTACGAGAAGGGGAGCCACTCCCCCTAGACGATCAGATAACGTCTGATAGTTCGAAATTTTAAGATCTCCAGAGATCGAAGTTGAAATGTTTTCAGTTGTTTGAGATCTCACAGCGCCATTATTGTCGATAAATGCAGATATACCAACGGTAGAAACGCTGAGAATCTCGCGAGAATGTTCAACAGCGCGGATTCTAGTAATCGCTAATTGCTGGGCGCTTTCGGCGGTATTTGCAAAGGTCGCGCTATTTGTTTGAACAATAATCGCGCCAGACTGATTCGCGCTCTCTCGAACCAAGCCATCATTAATGATCTCGTAGCAAATAATTGGGGCGACTTGATACCCACCAATTTCATGCGATACAAATGTCTGACCAGTTTTAAAATCATTAACCGACTTGGCATATGGTGATACAAACTCAGCAATTTTGCGCAGTGGCATGTACTCACCAAAAGGGGTTAAGTAGCGCTTAATGTATGACGATTGCACCTGTCCAGAGGTGTCATACATGACAGAAGCATTTTCTGGCGATCCTTGTTCTGTAAGAACTACACCTGCAATCAGCGGGGTAGCTATCTCTTCAACCAAAGTTTTAATATCTGCGAGAACTTCAGGATAGTTTCGCGGATCAATATCAATGGCATTTTCTGGCCAAATAACTGCATCGTACTTCTGCTTCACAAGTTGGCGCGTAGTGTCGCGATGCAGGTAAAAGACCGCCTTGGCTCGCGAGTTGAACTCAAGACCAACTGAAGGTGTATTTCCCTGAATCGCTATTAATGAAATCTTCTCGGAAGAGGTTGGATTATTCGGTAAGAAGGTTACAATTAGGAAACCGACTACAACGAGTACGAGTGCTCGGGCTTTAAGGCGATTCAGTGCCAGCGCAGAGAGTAAGGTCGCAAAGCTAAGTAGCAGTACTCCCCCGATTGAAACCAGCGGAAGCAGTGGAGATTCAACTTGGCTAAATGCGATTCTTGTCCAAGCAAATCCACCAAATGGAAAACGTGCCCGCAACTCTTCACAGATCAAAAAGGTAAAGAGAACCCAACGTAGCGAGCTTGTTTTGCGGTAGATCCATCCAACTGGAAGATAGAAAGCGGCTTGTAGCAGAGTTAATAAGAGCCAAGGCAGCGCTCCAACGTATTTACTACTCCAGTGGAGCACTATTCCGTTAAGAATTGCGCCAAAGATAAATGACGCTAGTACAGGTCTTCTATTCTTCGATAGCGCTCGAAAGAAAAGCGCGTAACCAACGAGCGCGAGATACCAAAGCCCTATCGGCTCAAACGCTGCACTTACAAGAAGCGCAGAAATTAGCGGGATCACCATTTGAGTGCAGAGATTAACCGATCAACGCTTGCGCCAAGTCCATAGCGTTCCTTGATTTCATAAATCTTCGAAAGATCAGCTGGTTTCTGCGGCATCGAGATATCAAGTTTTGGAAGGGCGACATCTCTTGCGCAGTTGACCAAAGTAGGTGCGATCTTTAAATAATCTGCGCCTTCAATTATCTTCTTAGCAAGAGCAGGCTTTAGGGATGGGTGCGCGTCACGAGCTCCTTGCTGGGCTTCATCGACGTCTGCAAAGTTGTTTGCAATCAGCGCTGCGCCTTTCTCACCAATTCCCTTAACGCCTGGAAGTCCGTCTGAAGGATCGCCTCTAAACATCGCAAATAAGGCGTAACGATCACCGGGAATCGCATACTTGCGAGATATCCACGCTTTATCGACTAAATCGTGCTGAGATAAACCCTTTGCTAAATAGACGACTTTTACATCACGTTTGTCATCGACCAACTGAAAGAGATCTCGATCTCCAGTAACAATTCGAGTTGGGCCAGGTTCTTTAACCGCAAAGGTCGCCATAACATCATCGGCCTCATAGTCATCTACGCCGACCATCGGAATTCCAAATTCATCAAGAAGATCTAGCAAGATCGGAATCTGTGGTGTCAATAAATCTGGTTCTTCTTCGCCTTCGCCATCTTCTTCCAGGCGGTTAGCTTTGTAATCCGGAAAAATATCTACTCGCCATGAAGGGCGCCAATCGCCTTCAATACAAGCCACAATACGATTTGGTGAGTACATGCCAATAAGACGTGCTGTCATATCGAGGTAGCCGCGTATCGCATTTACGGGCGTTCCATCAGGTGCCAACAAGGTATCTGGCATCCCGTAGTAAGCGCGATACCAAAGAGAAGCGCTATCAAGCAGCATTAAAGTCATAGGTCATCCACCATATATGAAACTACGCCGCGATCTAAACGCTTGATCGCCTCTCGACAAACTGGACGTAACTTCTCGCTGGCACCGGCGATCTGCATAAGTAGATCCATCAACTGCTTAGCTGAGCGAACAAAATCTCCGACCGACATATCCGAACCCTTTAGAACGTTGGTTAACGAATTGCCTTGTGCCCAACGATAAGAGATATAGGCAAAACCGAAATCGGGTTCTTTCTGGGTTTTAACATCAAACTCGTTCTCGATATCTTCAAGTTTGGCCCAAAGTTTGGTGATCTCAACGAGTGCGTTAGTGACGTTTTGATGTGGCATTTTTGGTGCGTATTCATCGCGAGATCTTGATTGAAAGATCATGCATGAGACAACGGATAAAAGTTCCGGAGCAGATAACTCATCGAGAATTCCATTACGAATAGTCTCGGTTAAAAGAAGATCTGATTCTGCGTAAATCTTGGCGAGGATCTTGCCTTGCGGAAGTGGCTTCTCCCCCTCGATATATCCGAGATGGGTCAATACATCACAAATGCGGTCAAAAGTTTTTGCGATAACGTGGGTACGGTTCTCGACTCTTCCACGTAAGCCTTCGGATTCACGGTGCAGGCGTTCAGCGCGCTCAGCAAAGCGGGCGTGCGTTTCGCGATCGTTACATGAATGGCAGGGATGAGATCGCGTGCTGCGGCGCAGGCCGTCGATCTCATTCTCCATATGCTGACGCTGGCGATTATCAAAAGTTTTACGGCCATCACGTTTGGAGAGCAGCTTCTCTAACTCTTTAATCTCACTTCGCAATCTGGCATAACTTTCGAAGTCACCTAAGTGGCACTCGGCGCTAGCCATTAACTCAAGTCGCGCAGTTTCATTCTTCTTAATTTGCTTAACCAAGCCAACTACAGCGCGATCGGCTTGGAACTGCGCAAACGAAGATTCCAGACTCCCGTGGGCTCTCTCGCGACCGAAACGCGCAATGAGATTTATCGCCATGTTGTAGGTCGGAGTAAATGAAGAACGCAGCGGATAAGTTCTTGTAGATGCCAAGCTCGCCGCCATCGCTGAATCCACCGTTGGTGACCATTGCACGACGGCATTTCCCTCAATATCGATACCGCGTCTACCCGCACGTCCGGTTAACTGGGTGTACTCCCCCGGCGTAATTGGAACGTGCGCCTCACCATTCCATTTAGTTAATTTATCTAGGACGACTGTTCGTGCCGGCATGTTGATTCCTAGCGCAAGGGTTTCGGTAGCAAAGACTGCTTTAACTAAGCCGCGCTGAAAGAGATCTTCGATCGCGTTTTTAAATGAGGGAAGTAAACCAGCGTGATGCGCAGCGATGCCTCTTTCAAGAGCGGTGATCCATTCGCGATACCCAAGAACTTCGAGATCTTCCTCTGGCAAATTAGCGGTGTAACGCTCGGCAGTTTTGAGAATCTCAGCACGTTCTTCAGTATTTGTTAACTTAATTCCGGCCGCTAGGCACTGCTTTACTGCAGCATCGCATCCCATGCGAGAGAAGATAAAAGTAATTGCAGGCAACAAGTTTTCTCGTTGGAGCTTCTCAATTATCTCTGGTCGAGATAAACGTGATTCGGATGCTCCCCATTGTTCGCGACGATGGCGTGGAATCTTTACCTTTCGCATCGCCTCGCGTTCGGCAGCCAAGATCTCAGGATTTACTTTGCCAGGGCTTGAGAATAAATCGATGAGCGATGAGTTGATCAAGATATGTTGGTAGAGCGGGATCGGGCGATGCTCGCTCAAGATCACATGGGTTTCACCACGCACTTCCCCGAGCCATTCACCGAACTCTTCAGCGTTAGAAACCGTTGCTGATAGCGAGATAACTTGAACTGACTCCATCAGATGGATCAAAACTTCTTCCCAAACCGCACCGCGGAACTTATCGGCAAGGTAATGAACCTCATCCATAACAACTGAACCTAAATTGGTGAGCGTTGAAGAGCCGGCATAGAGCATGTTGCGCAGAACTTCTGTGGTCATAACCAAGATATCTGCTTCGGAATTAATATTGGTATCGCCAGTTAAGAGACCAACCCGATCTTCACCGAATCGATCTACAAACTCTTGGAACTTCTGATTTGATAGCGCTTTGATCGGTGTTGTGTAGAAACACTTCTTGCCGTTACGTAGTGCAAGAAATGCTGCGAACTCTCCAACGACCGTCTTTCCTGCACCAGTTGGAGCAGCAACTAAGACTCCATGTCCGCTTTCTACCGCGTGACAGGCTTGGATCTGGAAATCATCAAATGGGAACTTTGATTCGGCTAGAAAATCTTCAGTTACAGCGTGCTTACTTCGACTCTTTGAAGCGGCGAATTTTTCAGCAGGCGTACTCACGGGGTCCACGATAGTCCAGCACCTGCCATACATTCAGCACGAACTGGCAAACCTCCGATTCGCTCTCCATCGGCATACGCAACGGCAGCAGATGAGATGGAGACACGAGCACTGCGATAAATGCACACTTGAGGGTGTCCGATATGAGCGCCCTTGAATACCTTGGGAAAGACCTTGATAAATTCAAATTTGCTAACGGGATGCAGAATCATCACATCAAAGAGTCCATCGGTCATAGATGCATCAGGGCAAACTTGCATGCCTCCCCCGTAACTCTTGCCATTTGCAACGGCGATCAACATCGCTTCAACTTGGAGTAATTGGGTATCCAATTCAATTGTGTAAGAAATCGGTGCAAATCTTGGCAACTCCATCGCAATAGCCAAGTTGTACTTCATTGGTCCTTTCGGCCATCTCATGGTGTTGGCTCGCTCGTTTACCACCGAATCAAAACCGGTTGAGAGTATTGCGCCAAACCATTCCGAATCAACCATTCCAAGATCAATTGCAGTCGGTTGCGTTGTTGTCACAAAATCTAATTGCTTAGTAATCGAGTCTAGGCTCCAACCCATGGTTCGAACCAAATCATTTCCAGTTCCTGCCGGAATCACTGAAAATGGGATCTTTCTTGGGGCAACCAATTGGATGACGAGATGCGCCAGGCCATCACCGCCAACTGCAATCACGCCCTGACATGGTTGACCGTCGGCTAGATCAAGAAAGTTAGCTAAGTTCTCTTTTAATTTGTTCGCTGATGTAGCGGTGATAATCGTGTATTCAAGTCCGTGCTTTGCGAAGTAACCAGCAACTTCCCTACCGAGAATGGCGCCTTTGCCTCCCCCAGATACAGGGTTGATAACGATCGCCCACACGATTTAATCCAGTGGAATTTCTTTTTTAGCTCGCCGCTTGTCATTCCAAAGCGCGAATACTCCCGAAAGTAGGTACAGAATAATTAGTGGAATAGCTAGAAGAATCATCGATAGCGGATCGGCGCTTGGTGAGAACCCAGCAACAAAGAGAACAATACAGAAGACCCAAATGCGCCAAGGTCTGAGAATTGTCACGCCGCTTAAGAAGCCAATCAAGTTAAAGGTAACTAGGAAGACAGGAAGTTCAAAGGCCAAGCCAAAGACCAATATCGTTCGCATTACAAAATCTAGATAATCATCGAATTTCACCAAGTTGTTAAGTGCATCTGGGGTGAAGCCGAATAGAACCTTGATCGCTAAAGGAAGAATTGCGTAGCCGAGGAAAGTTCCGGCAGCGAAGAATGGAGTGGCGGCGACGAAGAAGAAGACGGAGTTACGCTTTTCTTTTCGGTGAAGTGCCGGTGCTATGAAGGCCCATAGTTGATAGAGCCAATATGGCGCAGCGATGATCAGCCCGGTAAGTAGCGCGACTTTAATCTGAAGGTTCAATGGACCCAGTACGCCACTGATGTAGAGAGAACCGCAGGTGTCAGATCCAGTTCTTTGAGCTAGGGCTAAATCGCAAACTGGTTCTGCTAACTTCGCGATAATCTCGTTATAGAAGAACCAGCCAATTAACGCGGCGAGCAAGATTGCCGAAACCGAACGAACGATTCTCTTTCTAAACTCGCGTAGATGATCTAACAAAGGCATGCGAGCCGCTTTTGCTCCAGCCATCATAAGAGTAGGACGCGGGCCTAATTACTTACTGAATTACTTAGTTGATGAATCGTCGTCGTTCTTCTTTTCATCCCCATCGTTCTTCATCTCGCTCTTAAAGATGCGAAGTGATTGACCAAGGGAGCGCGCTGAATCAGGCAGGCGCTTTGCACCG is part of the Candidatus Planktophila lacus genome and harbors:
- a CDS encoding DEAD/DEAH box helicase — encoded protein: MYGRCWTIVDPVSTPAEKFAASKSRSKHAVTEDFLAESKFPFDDFQIQACHAVESGHGVLVAAPTGAGKTVVGEFAAFLALRNGKKCFYTTPIKALSNQKFQEFVDRFGEDRVGLLTGDTNINSEADILVMTTEVLRNMLYAGSSTLTNLGSVVMDEVHYLADKFRGAVWEEVLIHLMESVQVISLSATVSNAEEFGEWLGEVRGETHVILSEHRPIPLYQHILINSSLIDLFSSPGKVNPEILAAEREAMRKVKIPRHRREQWGASESRLSRPEIIEKLQRENLLPAITFIFSRMGCDAAVKQCLAAGIKLTNTEERAEILKTAERYTANLPEEDLEVLGYREWITALERGIAAHHAGLLPSFKNAIEDLFQRGLVKAVFATETLALGINMPARTVVLDKLTKWNGEAHVPITPGEYTQLTGRAGRRGIDIEGNAVVQWSPTVDSAMAASLASTRTYPLRSSFTPTYNMAINLIARFGRERAHGSLESSFAQFQADRAVVGLVKQIKKNETARLELMASAECHLGDFESYARLRSEIKELEKLLSKRDGRKTFDNRQRQHMENEIDGLRRSTRSHPCHSCNDRETHARFAERAERLHRESEGLRGRVENRTHVIAKTFDRICDVLTHLGYIEGEKPLPQGKILAKIYAESDLLLTETIRNGILDELSAPELLSVVSCMIFQSRSRDEYAPKMPHQNVTNALVEITKLWAKLEDIENEFDVKTQKEPDFGFAYISYRWAQGNSLTNVLKGSDMSVGDFVRSAKQLMDLLMQIAGASEKLRPVCREAIKRLDRGVVSYMVDDL
- a CDS encoding 5'-3' exonuclease, whose product is MTLMLLDSASLWYRAYYGMPDTLLAPDGTPVNAIRGYLDMTARLIGMYSPNRIVACIEGDWRPSWRVDIFPDYKANRLEEDGEGEEEPDLLTPQIPILLDLLDEFGIPMVGVDDYEADDVMATFAVKEPGPTRIVTGDRDLFQLVDDKRDVKVVYLAKGLSQHDLVDKAWISRKYAIPGDRYALFAMFRGDPSDGLPGVKGIGEKGAALIANNFADVDEAQQGARDAHPSLKPALAKKIIEGADYLKIAPTLVNCARDVALPKLDISMPQKPADLSKIYEIKERYGLGASVDRLISALKW
- the tatC gene encoding twin-arginine translocase subunit TatC encodes the protein MPLLDHLREFRKRIVRSVSAILLAALIGWFFYNEIIAKLAEPVCDLALAQRTGSDTCGSLYISGVLGPLNLQIKVALLTGLIIAAPYWLYQLWAFIAPALHRKEKRNSVFFFVAATPFFAAGTFLGYAILPLAIKVLFGFTPDALNNLVKFDDYLDFVMRTILVFGLAFELPVFLVTFNLIGFLSGVTILRPWRIWVFCIVLFVAGFSPSADPLSMILLAIPLIILYLLSGVFALWNDKRRAKKEIPLD
- the lnt gene encoding apolipoprotein N-acyltransferase — its product is MVIPLISALLVSAAFEPIGLWYLALVGYALFFRALSKNRRPVLASFIFGAILNGIVLHWSSKYVGALPWLLLTLLQAAFYLPVGWIYRKTSSLRWVLFTFLICEELRARFPFGGFAWTRIAFSQVESPLLPLVSIGGVLLLSFATLLSALALNRLKARALVLVVVGFLIVTFLPNNPTSSEKISLIAIQGNTPSVGLEFNSRAKAVFYLHRDTTRQLVKQKYDAVIWPENAIDIDPRNYPEVLADIKTLVEEIATPLIAGVVLTEQGSPENASVMYDTSGQVQSSYIKRYLTPFGEYMPLRKIAEFVSPYAKSVNDFKTGQTFVSHEIGGYQVAPIICYEIINDGLVRESANQSGAIIVQTNSATFANTAESAQQLAITRIRAVEHSREILSVSTVGISAFIDNNGAVRSQTTENISTSISGDLKISNYQTLSDRLGGVAPLLVLISSLILALGIRRKVSR
- a CDS encoding polyprenol monophosphomannose synthase; the encoded protein is MTIKIALLIPTYNEAVSIVELLDKLAEFRASKSSNFDVIVIDDNSPDGTANIVDKLDLSWVSILRRPGKGGLGAAYRAGFLQVLADSSYTHVITMDADGSHRVVDLEKMIAAIEPGKLIVLGTRWIPGGSVVNWPKRRQYLSRAGTAYAKLALGIPLNDLTGGFRVYSVDLLKALKLSDMQATGYCYQIEMALAAHLAGAKEIEVPITFVERINGVSKMSQAIVIEALLQTTRWGISRILRPNADKLHYVK
- a CDS encoding diacylglycerol/lipid kinase family protein, which encodes MWAIVINPVSGGGKGAILGREVAGYFAKHGLEYTIITATSANKLKENLANFLDLADGQPCQGVIAVGGDGLAHLVIQLVAPRKIPFSVIPAGTGNDLVRTMGWSLDSITKQLDFVTTTQPTAIDLGMVDSEWFGAILSTGFDSVVNERANTMRWPKGPMKYNLAIAMELPRFAPISYTIELDTQLLQVEAMLIAVANGKSYGGGMQVCPDASMTDGLFDVMILHPVSKFEFIKVFPKVFKGAHIGHPQVCIYRSARVSISSAAVAYADGERIGGLPVRAECMAGAGLSWTP